GTGTTCTCCGAACAGGTAGACCTTGCCCGGAGCGCTCGAAACGACCATGTCGGGCAGTTTCGGACGGGAGGTTAATTCGTTTGCGAAGGCGGCCGGTCGAGAAACGAAATCGAACGCTTGGAAGACGAGTGAGAACCCGTCGCACCCCTGCGACTCTCGGCACAACGGCTAACTTACCGGGTGGCAAACATTCGGGTATGAAGCTACGAAACCTCGCGGCCGGAATCGTCGGTGGTCTCGGAGCCACCGCGCTCGGCAACCGATTGCTCTCGTGGAAGTCCGGCGACCTCGACCCCGCGCTGGAGGGCGACCAGCGCACCTACCGCTGGCGCGGGTTCGACGTGGCCTACACCGAGGCCGGAGACCCCGAGAACCCCGACGTACTCCTCCTGCACGGGGTCCACGCCGCGGCCTCGAACAAGGAGTTCGACCAGATATGCGACCAACTCGCCAAGACTCACCACGTCGTCGCGCCCGACCTGCCCGGATTCGGGCGCTCGGACCGCCCGCCGCTGACCTACTCCGCGGCGCTCTACACCGCCTTCGTCACGGACTTCGCCGAGGACCTGACCGAGGACGCCGCCTGCGTGGCCACCTCGCTGTCGGGAGCCTACGCGACCTTGGCACAGCACCAGTCCCGACCGTTCTCGCGGCTCGTGCTGGTCGCGCCGACCGGCGACACCAGCCCGCGCCGGACGTGGCTCCGGTCGCTGTTCCGGTCGCCGCTGGTCGGACAGGGGCTGTTCAACCTCCTGACGAGCAAGCGCTCGCTCGACTTCTTCGACAACCGTGAGGCGTACTCGACGGAGGCGTCCTACACCGAGCGCGACGTGAACTACCAGTGGCAGACCGCCCACCAACCCGGCGCGCGCTTCGCGCCCGCCTCGTTCGTCTCGGGCTATCTCGACCCCGACGTGGAACTGGGCGAGGAGTTGGCCGCAGTGGACGTGCCGGTCACCATCGTTTGGGGCCGCAATGCGACGGTCTCGCCGCTGGAGAAAGGCGAAGAGTTGGCCGAGCAGGCCGACGCGAAACTCGTCGTCTTCGACGCCGCGAAACTTCTGCCCCACGCCGAGCATCCCGGTCCCTTCCTCGAAGTGCTGTTGGACGAACTGACCGAAGAAGAGCGCGAAACCGGAAGTAGCGTCACGACGCAGTAGCGCGCCAGAAAACAGGATTCGACCGAGCCAATACGCGATTCAGGCGACTCGGAAGACGACCACGCGCTCGCCCGCCGTCTCGTTCTCGCCGATTCCGACCGAAACCTCGGTGCCGACCTCGATTTCCGCGGTCTCGCCACCGCGAAGTTGACCCGTCAACCGAACCGCGCCGAAATCGACAACCGCGGTGACGTAGGGCGCGTCGTCGGCGAACGACGGCGCGGGAACGTGGACCTCGGTGTACGTCTCAATTTCGCCGGTCTCGGGGAGCGGCGTCTCTTCGAGGTCGGTCGCCCCGCAGTGCGGGCAGACCCGGCGGGGCGGAAGCGAGCCGTGACCCTCGGGGCACTCCAGATAGAACCCCTCGCCCGCCTCGATAGCGTCGAGGAAGTCGTCGAAGCCCTCGTCGCGGACCGGTTCGCTCTCGTTCTCGCTCATCGGTCCACCTCCAAAACGTGAACCGTGGTACTCGCCACCGTGCCGCCCGCGTTGTGGGTCACGCCCACGTCGCCGGGCACGGCGTCGCTGTTGGGGTGGTCGCCCCGGAGCAGTCGGGTCATCTCGACCACTTGGCTGGTCCCCGTCGCGCCGACCGGGTGGCCCTTGGCCTTCAGGCCGCCCGAGAGGTTGACCGGTCGGTCGCCGTCGCGGGTCGTCTCCCCGCGGGCCGCCGCGCCGATTCCCTCGCCGGGCGCGTAGAAGTCCAAGGCTTCGAGCGCCAGCACTTCCGCGATGGTGAAACAGTCGTGAACCTCGGCGACCGACACGTCCTGTGGCCCGATTCCGGCGTCGTCGTAGGCCTCCTCGGCGGCGCGCTCGGCCGCAGGGGTCCGGGCGAGGAACTGGCGGTCCTGTAGCGCCATCTTGTCGCCGCCCTGTCCGGTGCCCGTAATCGAGACCGGCGCGTCGAGGTCGTGTTCGTCGGCGTACTCGTCGCTGACGAGGACCACCGCGCTCGCCCCGTCGGTGATGGGGCAGGCGTCGTAGAGACCGAGAGGGTCGGCTATCCGCGGCGCGTCCAGCGCGTCCTCGACGGAAATGGCGCTCTGGAACTGCGCGTACTCGTTGTCCAGCGCGTTATCGTGGTTCTTCACCGCAATCTCCGCGAGGTCCTCTTTGCTTCCGCCGTACTGCTCGAAGTAGGCCTGCGCCATCAGCGCGTAGGCCGCCGGGAACGTCATCCCCGCCCGAACCTCGTAGAGGTCGTCGGCGGCGATTGCGAGTGCTTCGGTCGTCCCCGCGGTCCCGAGGTTGTTCATGCGCTCGGTCCCGCCGACGAGCAGTACGTCTACCTCGCCGTTGCGCACGTCCTTGACGGCTTCTCGGACCGCCACGCCAGAAGAAGCACACGCGCTCTCGTAGCGGGTCGCCGGAGCGGTCAGTCCCGCGGCCTCGGCCATCAGCGGGCCTTGGTGGCCCTGATGCTCGCTTAACTCCCCCATGAAGTTGCCGTAGTTCAGCTGCGCCACGTCGGTCCGGTCCACGCCCGCGTCGGCGAGCGCGCGCTCGCTCGCCTCGGCGAAGAGGTCCCGGCCGGTCCGCTCGGGATGCTTGCCGAAGTGGGTGAGACCGACCCCTGCGACTCGTACGCCTGTCATACATCTATCTTCGTGATGGACTGTTAAGAAAGGCTTCGGTCTTGCGTCTCGTGCGTCCGTCGAAAGAAAACCCCGACGACGCCGAGCGCCCCGATTTCGAGCGGTGGGCCGCGGGACGAAGCGGCCGACGCACCCGCGAGTTGAATCCCACATTCGTGCATAATTTAGCCACCTCTAAGAGCAACCTTTACACTCCCTTGTCTACATCTTCCGGGTATGAGCGAAACAGTCCTGCTGGTCGGTGGCGGCGGGCGCGAGCACGCAATCGCCCGCGCGCTCGGCGACAGTGACACAGACCTCTACGCCTGCGCTGGCAACCGCAACCCCGGCATCGCGGCGCTCGCCGAGGAGTTCGAGACGCTGGAGACGACCAACCCGAGCGCGGTCGTCGCCTACGCTGAGGAAGTCGGCGCGACGCTCGCTGTCGTCGGTCCCGAGGGACCGCTCGCGGCGGGCGTGGCCGACGCGCTGGACGACGCCGGAGTGTACGCCTTCGGCCCGAACGAGACCGAGGCCCGCATCGAGACCGACAAGGCCTATCAGCGCCGGTTCATGCGCGAACGCGACGTACCGGGCTGTCCGGACTTCGAGACGTTCGACGACATGGAGGCGGCTTGTGAGTACATCGACGAGTACGACGGCGACCTCGCCGTGAAACCGGCGGGACTCACCGGCGGGAAGGGCGTCCGCGTCATCGGCGACCAAGTGACCGCCGAGGAGGCCAAAGAGTACCTGCGGAGCGCCGACTACGACCGCGTGGTCCTCGAAGAGCGACTGGTCGGCGAGGAGTTCACCGTCCAAGCGTTCGTAGCCAACGGCGACCTTCGCGTGACCCCCGCCGTACAGGACCACAAGCGCGCCTACGAGGGCGACGAGGGACCGAACACCGGCGGGATGGGAAGCTACAGCGACGCGGGACTCGAACTCCCCTTCATGGACGAAGAGGACTACCGCGAGGCCGTCGCGGTGTTGGAAGCCACCGTCGAGGCGCTGGACGACTACAAGGGCGTCCTCTACGGTCAGTTCATGCTCACCGCGGAGGGCGTGAAGGTCGTGGAGTTCAACGCGCGCTTCGGCGACCCCGAGGCGATGAACACCCTGCCCGTCCTCAACACCGACTTCCTCGACGTGCTGGTCGCCGCCCGCGAGGGCGAGGACCTGCCCGAACTCTCGTTCGCGCCGAAGGCGACGGTCTGCAAGTACGCCGTGCCGGAAGGATACCCCGAAGACCCGAAAGCGGGCGCGAAAGTCGCGGTGGACGAAGAGAGCGCAGGAGACGCCCTGCTCTTCTACGCCAGCGTGGACGAGCGCGAGGACGGCATCTACACGACGACCTCCCGAGCATTCGCCGTCGTCGGCGTGGCCGACACCATCGCCGAGGCGGAGGAAATCGCCGAGGACGCCCTCGGTGTCGCTGGCGAGGAGGGTCTCGACGTGCGCCACGACATCGGGAAATCCGACCTCGTGCAACGGCGTATCGACCACGTAGCAGACCTGCGCGGCGAGTAGACGCCGAGTTCGCTCGGTCAACTCCCGCTTGATTCCCGACAGGCGACCCATAACAAACGCCCTTCTGGCCGTCTCGGTGACCATGCCTCCATCCAGCGACGGCGACCCCCGACTGACGCCCGACCAAGCGTTCGACCTGCTCGCCGACGGGAAGCGACGGCGCGCGCTGGCGGCTCTCCGGGAGTTCGAGGACGCGGTGAGTCTCGACCGACTCGCGGGGGCAACCGCGGCCCGACTCGAAGACGCGGCCCCCGAGGACGTGACGGCCGACCGGCGCGAGCGAACCGCGGCGATGCTCCACCACGCCCACCTCCCGAAACTGGAAGACGCCGACGTGGTGTCCTACGACCCGATGGCTGGCGAGGTCGAACTGACCGAGACTGCCGAGGCGTTAGAGCCGTATTTTGGAGTGTTGGAGAACTACCGGGACTCCGACCGGTTCGACTAGCTACTTTCAAGACCGAACCCCACCAAATCCAGTCCGTGCCCGACGACACCGACGAGCGAGACGCCGACGCGACGCGCCGCCACGACCGAATCGCCCGCCACGCCACGCCGGGACCGGGCAACTCCCTCCGGTCGTGGACCCGCGCCAAGAGTCCGCTCCGGGTCGCGCTGAACTACGTCGTCATCGTCCTCGCGCGCATCTCGCCGAGTCTCAAACTCAAGAGCTACCTCCTGCGCTCCATCGGCGTAACCGTGGGCGAGGGCGTCTCGTGGGGGCTGGAATCGACGCCGGACGTGTTCTGGCCCGAACTCGTCACGGTCGAGGACGACGCCATAATCGGCTACGACGCGACGATTCTCTGCCACGAGTTCCTCCAAGACGAGTACCGGACCGGCGAGGTCCGAATCGGCGAGCGCGCCATGGTCGGCGCGGGGGCCGTCATCTTGCCCGGCGTCGAAATCGGCGCGGGCGCGAGCGTCGCGGCGAACTCGCTGGTGACCGAGGACGTGCCGCCCGGCGAAACCGTTGCCGGAGTCCCCGCCGAACGGATGGGAAGCGACGAGTCGCCCGACTGATTCTCACCTCGAAAAGACGAACCGCCGGACGGCCAACTCCGTGACTCCGACCAGCGCCGTCGCCGCGACCGACAGCGGTCCGAACAGAATCACGTAGAGACTGAGCGGGTCGGACTCGCCCCGGACGCTGAGAAACGGCGGGAGAATCAACGCGGTGACGGCGAACAGCGCCGCGAGCGGGACGACGAGTCGCCAGCGAGCGTAGCCGTAGTACGGAATCGCGGCCTGCGCGCCGAGGATGATGGCTCCGGCCAGCACCCACCCGAGGGCGGTCAGCGGGTCCGCGGTCATTCCGGCGACGAAGGCGTCGGTCGCCAGTCGAGCGCCGACCCACGCCCCGAGACAGACGACGGCGTAGGCGAGTCCGCCGCCGACTGCGACGACGCGGGACCGGGGAAGCAACTCCCGAAAGCCGTAGGGCGCGGCGGCGACGAGCGCACCGACGGCGCACGCGACCGCGAACGTCAGCGCGTCGCTTCCCAACACGGGGTCGGGCGTGCCGGGCATCGAATCAGTCCCGTATCCGGACGACGCCCTGCTCGAAGACGCGACTGTTCGGGACGATGTACTCCTCGCCGTCGTTCTCGATGCGCGTGACGAACACGTCTACCTCCTGTACTATCCCTCGGTCGTCGCCGACTTGCACCTCGTCGCCGATGCCGTACGGTTGATTGAGCAGGAGGTAGACGCCCGCCGCCGACGACCGCAGGAGGTCCCAGAACGCGACCGCGCCGAGGAGAATGACCGCGAAGACGTAGGCCGCCAACAGGATGTATAGGGCCTCGATTGCGACCCCGACCTGTCCGAGCGCGATGAGGGCGGCCAGATAGACGATGGTGTATTTGACCAGTCGCGGGATGACGCCGACCTCCGGGAGTTTGACCGACCGCAGGCGCTCGCCGACGACGAGTTCGGCCTTGTCGGCCACGACGAACCCGACGATGAACACGAGGATGGCGATGAACAGGTCAGGGATGAACGAGAGGACGCCGCTCCAGAACAACTGGGCGCTCAGGAGGTCGGCGACGTTCAGCGCGATGAGCACGACCACGCCGTAGATGAACCACGAACTCAGCCGCGAGACCAGCGCGACGGTGTCGGTCCCGAGGCTCTGGGCGGTGCGCTCGAAGGGCGTTCGTTCGACCGCTTCGGGGACCCCCGCGGCAGTCAGTAGACGCTGGTTGAGTCGGCCGATAAGGTTGCCCGCCGCGAGACCGACCACGAGGATGAGCAGGGCCAAGACGTACTGAAAGTCATTTCGGAGGAGCGCGTCCCACTGGACCTGCAAGACCGGCATCAATACTCCTCCGGGTCGAGTTCGAGGACCAGTTCACCACCCTTGAACGCCCGGACCAATCCGTCGCTTTCCGAGAGAACGATGGCCGTCGCGTTGGTTTCGCGGGTGACGGCACCGGCCGCCATGTGGCGCGCGCCGAGACCCTTGGGGATATCGACCCCCTCTGCCGAGGGTTCGAGATAGCGGTAGGCGGAGACGATTTTGCCCGCGTCGCTGATGACGAATGCGCCGTCGAGCCGGGAGAACTCCTTGAGCATCACGTTCACGATGGGGTCGCCGACGTGGACGTGGGACTTCTCGAAGGGGTTGTAGCTGAGCGGCCGGGACTTGTTCATCACCTTCCCGGCGTCGCCGACGACGAACAGCGCGCCGACGGGCTTGCCCTTCTGACCTTTATTCCCGAGTTCGATGGCGACTTCGAACACGTCGCGGATGACGCCGGGGTCGCCCCGCGAGTTGGCGAACAGGTCGTAGACGCCCGAGTGAATCGAGTCGCTGGCCCGCGCTCGGACGACGCTGTCGCTCCCCTCCTCGAACATGCTGACCGCGCAGACGACGACGTCGCCGTCCTCGACCAGTCCTTGTTCCATCCCGCCCTCGATGCCGAACCGGATGCGGTCGCGCACGTCGTCGAACTCCAGTGGCAGTTCCACGAACGAGTCTGCACCGACGGAGTTCTCGGAAGCGACGACCACCAGTTCCACATCGTCGCCGAGGTCAGCGTACCGGTCGTAGTAAGAACCGCTCGGCGAGAAGAGGAAGACGGCGTCGGCGTCCTCCGTTACATCCCCCAAGAGTTCGGTCAGGTCAGCCATTACCCGAAACGACTCAGCGACCGGAGAAAAGGTTTATGGGGAGATACGTAGCAGAGTTGTAACGTCTCGTCTCAGCGCGACCCGACTGGCACTCGGAGTCGGCGCGGCCGACCCCGGAAACCTCGACGGACGACCGCACTACGACTGCCCTTTGCCGTCGTCCGCGCGGTCGGCGTCGAACTCCTGCTTGCCGTCCACACCGGTCACGACTGACTCGACGCCGCCGAACGTGTCGGTCTCCCGGCGGTCGGACCCGTCGCCCGAGTTGGTCGGTGCCCCCGCGCCGAACACCGCGAGCAGT
This genomic stretch from Halorussus pelagicus harbors:
- the purD gene encoding phosphoribosylamine--glycine ligase, translating into MSETVLLVGGGGREHAIARALGDSDTDLYACAGNRNPGIAALAEEFETLETTNPSAVVAYAEEVGATLAVVGPEGPLAAGVADALDDAGVYAFGPNETEARIETDKAYQRRFMRERDVPGCPDFETFDDMEAACEYIDEYDGDLAVKPAGLTGGKGVRVIGDQVTAEEAKEYLRSADYDRVVLEERLVGEEFTVQAFVANGDLRVTPAVQDHKRAYEGDEGPNTGGMGSYSDAGLELPFMDEEDYREAVAVLEATVEALDDYKGVLYGQFMLTAEGVKVVEFNARFGDPEAMNTLPVLNTDFLDVLVAAREGEDLPELSFAPKATVCKYAVPEGYPEDPKAGAKVAVDEESAGDALLFYASVDEREDGIYTTTSRAFAVVGVADTIAEAEEIAEDALGVAGEEGLDVRHDIGKSDLVQRRIDHVADLRGE
- a CDS encoding acyltransferase, which encodes MPDDTDERDADATRRHDRIARHATPGPGNSLRSWTRAKSPLRVALNYVVIVLARISPSLKLKSYLLRSIGVTVGEGVSWGLESTPDVFWPELVTVEDDAIIGYDATILCHEFLQDEYRTGEVRIGERAMVGAGAVILPGVEIGAGASVAANSLVTEDVPPGETVAGVPAERMGSDESPD
- a CDS encoding DUF7344 domain-containing protein; protein product: MPPSSDGDPRLTPDQAFDLLADGKRRRALAALREFEDAVSLDRLAGATAARLEDAAPEDVTADRRERTAAMLHHAHLPKLEDADVVSYDPMAGEVELTETAEALEPYFGVLENYRDSDRFD
- a CDS encoding Zn-ribbon domain-containing OB-fold protein — encoded protein: MSENESEPVRDEGFDDFLDAIEAGEGFYLECPEGHGSLPPRRVCPHCGATDLEETPLPETGEIETYTEVHVPAPSFADDAPYVTAVVDFGAVRLTGQLRGGETAEIEVGTEVSVGIGENETAGERVVVFRVA
- the dacZ gene encoding diadenylate cyclase DacZ, whose amino-acid sequence is MADLTELLGDVTEDADAVFLFSPSGSYYDRYADLGDDVELVVVASENSVGADSFVELPLEFDDVRDRIRFGIEGGMEQGLVEDGDVVVCAVSMFEEGSDSVVRARASDSIHSGVYDLFANSRGDPGVIRDVFEVAIELGNKGQKGKPVGALFVVGDAGKVMNKSRPLSYNPFEKSHVHVGDPIVNVMLKEFSRLDGAFVISDAGKIVSAYRYLEPSAEGVDIPKGLGARHMAAGAVTRETNATAIVLSESDGLVRAFKGGELVLELDPEEY
- a CDS encoding mechanosensitive ion channel domain-containing protein → MPVLQVQWDALLRNDFQYVLALLILVVGLAAGNLIGRLNQRLLTAAGVPEAVERTPFERTAQSLGTDTVALVSRLSSWFIYGVVVLIALNVADLLSAQLFWSGVLSFIPDLFIAILVFIVGFVVADKAELVVGERLRSVKLPEVGVIPRLVKYTIVYLAALIALGQVGVAIEALYILLAAYVFAVILLGAVAFWDLLRSSAAGVYLLLNQPYGIGDEVQVGDDRGIVQEVDVFVTRIENDGEEYIVPNSRVFEQGVVRIRD
- a CDS encoding thiolase C-terminal domain-containing protein is translated as MTGVRVAGVGLTHFGKHPERTGRDLFAEASERALADAGVDRTDVAQLNYGNFMGELSEHQGHQGPLMAEAAGLTAPATRYESACASSGVAVREAVKDVRNGEVDVLLVGGTERMNNLGTAGTTEALAIAADDLYEVRAGMTFPAAYALMAQAYFEQYGGSKEDLAEIAVKNHDNALDNEYAQFQSAISVEDALDAPRIADPLGLYDACPITDGASAVVLVSDEYADEHDLDAPVSITGTGQGGDKMALQDRQFLARTPAAERAAEEAYDDAGIGPQDVSVAEVHDCFTIAEVLALEALDFYAPGEGIGAAARGETTRDGDRPVNLSGGLKAKGHPVGATGTSQVVEMTRLLRGDHPNSDAVPGDVGVTHNAGGTVASTTVHVLEVDR
- a CDS encoding alpha/beta fold hydrolase, whose protein sequence is MKLRNLAAGIVGGLGATALGNRLLSWKSGDLDPALEGDQRTYRWRGFDVAYTEAGDPENPDVLLLHGVHAAASNKEFDQICDQLAKTHHVVAPDLPGFGRSDRPPLTYSAALYTAFVTDFAEDLTEDAACVATSLSGAYATLAQHQSRPFSRLVLVAPTGDTSPRRTWLRSLFRSPLVGQGLFNLLTSKRSLDFFDNREAYSTEASYTERDVNYQWQTAHQPGARFAPASFVSGYLDPDVELGEELAAVDVPVTIVWGRNATVSPLEKGEELAEQADAKLVVFDAAKLLPHAEHPGPFLEVLLDELTEEERETGSSVTTQ